The genomic window GTGCTAAAATCCGACTTTATGATCCTGTTGCAATGGAAAATGCTAAACTTATCCTCCCTGACCATCCTTCCATTACTTGGTGCAACGACGAATATGAAACAGCTTCCGATGCCGACTGCCTTATTCTAGTGACAGAATGGAAACAATTCCGCTTCCTCGATTTCTCTGTAATCAAACAAAAAATGAAACGATATGCCTTTTTTGATGGACGGAATCAATACCATCCTGAAAAAATGCAAGAATTAGGATTTGACTATTTTAGCATTGGCAGGCAGCCTGTGAGTTCACAAAAAACACCGAATATTTATGCAAACTGAACTACTTGCGTTACGAAATGACCTCGAGGAAGTAAATGCAACACTTGAACATCTGCTGCAAACAAAAGAATTAGAACACGTCCACCTATATGAGGCGGCCCGATATGCTGTCCTTGGGCCCGGCAAGCGCATCAGGCCATTATTATGCTTAGCAGCAACCCAGCTGTTTGGCATACCTAATTCACACGCCCTCGTTCCAGCTTCTGCCTTAGAATTAATACACTGCTATTCTTTAATCCATGATGACCTGCCTGCCATGGACAATGATGATTATCGCCGCGGCAGGCCCACCTTGCATAAAGTCTATCCCGAAGGGCATGCCATCCTCACAGGCGATTATCTTTTAACCTATGCCTTTGAACTCCTCAGTAATGCCCCCCACCTTTCTGCTGAAAAAAGGATTAATTTAGTGCGCATCTTAGCAGAAGCGGCCGGTGGAGAAGGCATGGTAGGCGGACAAGTACGGGATGTATCTTCAGAAGGAAAAAATCTAAAATTAAATGATTTGGAAGAGCTTCACCTACGCAAAACCGGTCGTATGTTCCAAGCAGCCCTTTTATTCGGAGCCGTTATTTCCGATGCGAATGAAACAAATTACCAATTGTTAAAAGAAATAGGCGAAAAAATCGGCTTAGCTTTCCAAATCCATGATGATGTCATCGATGTCATCAATAGCGCACAAAAACACGGATATAGCGTTTCCTCTGATCAAACCAACAATAAAACCACTTATGTAACACTACTAGGTTTGGATGAAGCGCGCACTGCAGTTGATACCCTATTGCAAGAAACCAAAACTCTTTTCGAAAAACTACCCGCCAATCAAGAGAAATTAAAAACAATTCTGCATAGAGCATTTTCAATAAAATAAAAATTCCTTTATAGTAGTGATACCCAGTAAATTACTCTATATGAAAAAAGATCCCTTAAGTTACCAACTACTTCACCCAAGCGAAGTGAAACATATTCCGACTAAACGAATATTTGATATTGCGTTTAGTATTTGCGCACTAGTTTTTCTTTTCCCTTTCCTACTTCTAATTGCATTAGCGATTGCAGTTACATCCCCCGGAAAAGTTACCTATGGACATACGCGTATCGGACGAGGAGGTAAACCCTTCAAATGCTATAAGTTCCGGACGATGTATAGCGATGCTGAAAAACGGCTGCAGGAAATCCTGACTTCCGATCCTGAAAAAAAAGCTGAATGGCTTAGCAACTTCAAATTGAAAGATGACCCTAGAGTTACCCCCTTAGGGCGCTTCCTCCGTAGAACATCCCTAGATGAACTGCCTCAATTTTGGAATGTCCTACGCGGACACCTAAGCGTTGTCGGACCGCGTCCTGTAGTAGCCGAAGAGTTAAACCAATTTTTTGGCGAAAAAGCAAAAACAGTGCTTAAAATTAGACCGGGTGTCACTGGTCCCTGGCAAGTCTCCGGCCGTAGTGATACCTCCTATGAAACACGCATTTTGATGGACACGCAATATGTCGACTCCCAATCGTTATGGGTAGATCTGCGCCTTATCGGAAAAACTATTTACTGCATGCTTTCACGTAAAGGTGCGTATTGAAGCGTTTTTTCAGAAAATATCAGCCCACCATTAATTTAAGAAAAAAAAGCATCTTAGCAGCATTCCTTATAGGGTTCCTATTGCTTTTGATCCCGCCTGCTT from Parachlamydiales bacterium includes these protein-coding regions:
- a CDS encoding polyprenyl synthetase family protein → MQTELLALRNDLEEVNATLEHLLQTKELEHVHLYEAARYAVLGPGKRIRPLLCLAATQLFGIPNSHALVPASALELIHCYSLIHDDLPAMDNDDYRRGRPTLHKVYPEGHAILTGDYLLTYAFELLSNAPHLSAEKRINLVRILAEAAGGEGMVGGQVRDVSSEGKNLKLNDLEELHLRKTGRMFQAALLFGAVISDANETNYQLLKEIGEKIGLAFQIHDDVIDVINSAQKHGYSVSSDQTNNKTTYVTLLGLDEARTAVDTLLQETKTLFEKLPANQEKLKTILHRAFSIK
- a CDS encoding sugar transferase, which produces MKKDPLSYQLLHPSEVKHIPTKRIFDIAFSICALVFLFPFLLLIALAIAVTSPGKVTYGHTRIGRGGKPFKCYKFRTMYSDAEKRLQEILTSDPEKKAEWLSNFKLKDDPRVTPLGRFLRRTSLDELPQFWNVLRGHLSVVGPRPVVAEELNQFFGEKAKTVLKIRPGVTGPWQVSGRSDTSYETRILMDTQYVDSQSLWVDLRLIGKTIYCMLSRKGAY